Sequence from the Deinococcus sedimenti genome:
TCACGCCCAGCAGCACCTCCAGCGCCCCATGACCCTGACTGGGGGGGTTGCGCCGGTGGGCGCTGACCGTGCGTGTCGTCAGCTCGGTCGGCTGGCTCGGCGCGGTCGTGGCCTTTCTGGTGGTGGCCGCGACCAGCCTGACCAGCGCGGACGGCGGCCTCGTGCGCGCCGCGGTGATGCTGATGGCCGCGATCGGGCAGATGGCCATCGTGCCGCTGAGCCTCCTGGCCCTGGCGAGTGGGGTCCTGCAGGCCCTCGGCACCAGCTGGGGGCTGTTCGACCACTACTGGGTGGTGGTCAAGCTGATCATCACGGCGGTGTCGGTGCTGGTGCTTCTGAACTTCCAACCGGACATGAACGCCCTGGCGCACCTGGCCGCGGGGTGGCCCACCCCAACGCCGGAGCAACTTGCCCAGCTGCGCAGTCCCGCCCCGGCGCTGCATGCCAGCGTGGCGCTGGCGCTGCTGGTGGTCACGACGGCGCTGTCGGTCATGAAACCCGCGGGCATGACGCCTTACGGTCAGCGCCGCCAACGGCAGGCCGCCCGCCAGCCTTAACACAACGGCAACACACGGCCCGTACCCTGGCCCGGTGATCCTCACCCGCATGGCCCTGCTTGGGACGCTGCTGACGTCCGCCGCTGCCGCCGCTCCGTACGCGCAGCAGACCAGCTTCGGTTCGCCGGTCCCGGTCCTCCGTTCGGCGCAGGCGCAGACGGCCGTGCCATTCAGCTGGGCGCCCCTGCCGGACGTGAGCGGGGACCGTCTGAACGGTCCGGTCGTGACCGTGGCGCCCTTCAATGAACTGATTCCCAGCTGGAACGTCACGGGTCCCGCGGCGAGTGCGGTGCGGATGGAGGTGCGGGTGCGCCGGCCGGACGGCCGCTGGACGCCATACTTCACGTTCGGCACGTGGCGCGCGGTGGGCGCCCGGTCAAGCGCGCCGGTGACGCGCTCGGCGGACGGTACCGTTCAGACCGACACCCTGACCCTGCCGTTTCGCAGTGAGGCGTTCCAGTACCGGGTGACGCTGGGCGCCGGACTCCGGGTGGAGCTGCTGTCGTTCAACACGAGTGACGCGGCCCTGCGGCTGCGGGATCAGGGGAAAGTGGGTCAGCCGTCGGCGTGGAATCAGGTGGTGCAGGTGCCGGGCCTCTCGCAGATGATCTACGCGGGTGGGGGGCCCATCTGGTGCAGTCCGACCAGCGTGAGTATGCTCCTGGCCTTCTGGCAGCGGCCCGTGCGGGTCCCGGACGCCGCGCAGGCCACGTACGATCAGGCGTACGACGGCTTCGGCAACTGGCCGTTCAATACGGCGTTCGCGGGCACGCAGGGCCTGCAGGCATTCGTGACCCGGATGGGCAGCCTCCGGGACGCGGAAGCGTACCTGCAGCGGGGCGTACCGCTGGCGGTGAGTGTGCGCTTCAAGGCGGGTGAACTGCCGGGCGCGCCCCTGACCTCATCAACCGGGCACCTGCTGGTCCTGGTCGGCTTTGACGCGCAGGG
This genomic interval carries:
- a CDS encoding peptidase C39 family protein: MILTRMALLGTLLTSAAAAAPYAQQTSFGSPVPVLRSAQAQTAVPFSWAPLPDVSGDRLNGPVVTVAPFNELIPSWNVTGPAASAVRMEVRVRRPDGRWTPYFTFGTWRAVGARSSAPVTRSADGTVQTDTLTLPFRSEAFQYRVTLGAGLRVELLSFNTSDAALRLRDQGKVGQPSAWNQVVQVPGLSQMIYAGGGPIWCSPTSVSMLLAFWQRPVRVPDAAQATYDQAYDGFGNWPFNTAFAGTQGLQAFVTRMGSLRDAEAYLQRGVPLAVSVRFKAGELPGAPLTSSTGHLLVLVGFDAQGNPVVNDPAAPSDAVVRRTYPRAAFERLWLNHAGGMAYVMAPRS